The nucleotide window AAATCTATTGAATCTCAATTTCAGGTCTAAACAATTAGGTTGTATTCAAAAAGAATATTCAAATAGAGAACGCATAGAAATATTTATTGATAAATCAATCCAAAATATCTTGAAATGCATTCGATCATTTATAAAGAAATTAGCTTTGCTAGATTTCAATGATTTGTGTCTTAAATGGCTCGCCAGTTTACGCCATGACATCAAATAATATAGTGTTAAAAAAAAGAGGTTATTGTTGGCCTAATGCCAAATTGCCTAACTGGTCTTGTAATTGCAAGTTCACGTTATTTCCACATATTAAAGAAAAGTCTCCAGATACACATTGTGCATTTTGTTCACTTGCTTGACCTTGTTCAATTTCTTGCTCTGCATCGTTGTGTTTCTTGTTTTTTCCGCCTGCATATGCCAAATTATCACCAAGGGCCACGACTGAACCAATCAAGGCTGCTGCAATAAACATTGCAAATATTCCGACTTTATAGTTTTTTGTTATGTTACTCATTATAATCATAATGTCTAGTTGAAATTAATTATATTATAGTTTAGATACTTATTACTAGTTTTTTTTATTAGAATTTAATGAAGGTATTAAGTTACTATATTAGTTTGTATTAGTTATTATTAACCTGGTTACTTTGTTTCAACTTTTTTGTTAGTTTCTTTCATTATTACTTAAATCTGTACCTTTTGTTGTATTCCAATATCCTTTGTCTTGTTTCTGGTTGAGAAAAGACTTCGTCCAATCTCCTTGGCTTTTTGTCCTCGAAAACAATATCAGAATACCATTTGGACCCAAATGCCGTTAACATAAGTAAAATGGGTAGAATATCTTCTCCCTTTTCGGTTAAACTCCATAATATCATTACTTGATCTTTTCTCACCTCCTTACACCTTATGATCCCTTCCTTTTCTAACTCCTTTAAGCGCATGGATAATACTCTTGGTGTAAGGCCTGGAATCGATTCTAGTATTCTATTAAATCTCTTGATCTTTAGAAAACCAATATCTCTTATTATTAGCATAGTCCACTTCTTGCCCAATACCCCTAAGCTTGTTTTGATGGGGCAGTTGACTATTTTGACTTGAGGTCTAATTATACAATCCTCTTTCTCATATCCTTTTTCCTCGTATTCGTTTGGGTATCTCAACTATACTTTCACTCCACTATCAGATCTTATGGTATATTTTGTATATCTTAAAGTATTTGAATATTGGACTACTACGAATGGTTGAATTTTGAATCATTGAACGGTGGACAATGTCATTTTATGTAATTATATTAAATGCGAAGCGATATTTATAGAAGTATTGTTTATGATCTTCATAGTATAAAATCATACACCCCTCAAAAATTGCCTTCCTGTCTTGTAAATTTCATTGACATTTAAAAATCAAGATAGGTTGAATTGGATTGTCCACTCATACCATACGTGATTCGGCATTATTTTTATGACATGCGGGTAGAAAAACTCATCACGTTGTAAGCGATTCTGGCTCCATTTTGTAGACGGTTATATACTAGTGATGTTATATATATTTATATGAAATATAGAAGCCGTACCGAAATTGTAGCAATGGTTCTTGAGGCAGCCAATGGTGGCGCTACTAAAACTAAAATCATGTACAAAGCTTTTTTAAGCTACGCACAACTTAAAGAATATCTCTCTGTTCTTATAGAAAATGACTTGATCGAATATATAGAAGGATCGGTATACAAAACCACCCAAAAAGGATTGGTTTTCTTAAAGATGAATAGTGAGATCGAAGAATTACTTGCGACACCAACCAGAAATTATAAAACCATAATTAATTAGAAAAAAAATTTTTTATCAACTTTTTCAAAGTTGTTTAACAGTTGTAGTCAAACCTATTGCTTTTTTATGGTTTTTATTATAAATAGTCCTTTTAAGAATAAATTTTTGATTTAATCTCTAATCTCTGAAAATCAAGTTTTAAGCAGCATTAAAAGCTTCATTGATCGATTTCGTGTTTACAATTAACCTAATAACAGTCTAATTGAAAGATTCCATCGTTAGGCCAATAAAAATTTTTTTTGGTTTGTAAAAGTTTATCATTTGATTTTTTTTATGGTGATGTCATTTACATCGTTCTTAATTCTGTCCATACGTCTACTAAGCATCTTAAAAGAATCTAGCGTATCCATTTCGATCATCCCTGGTAAATGTGTGATCTCTGACACATAATTGTTCATAACAAAAAAATCATTGATCCTGGTTTCTATGATTATATTATCTCCTTTCAGGTCTTCTGATGATGATCTATTTATCACTTTAACAAGTTTTGACCTTTGTTTTTCAGTTTCTTGTGTTAAAGGATATTTTCCCGAACGAAATGAATCTTCAATCATTTCACATAATTCTGATATCTTCAACCATATTCTAATAATTATTACTATATTTTAACATGTTTGATAGTAAAAAAAGTCCTGGATGTGATGTTTGATTATGGTGTCTAACCTGTCTAACCGGCCGACTATGGTGCCAAGCCTAAACAAAAAAAAGAATGGGATTTACTGTTGTGCTAATGCGTTATTTCCTGAATTTTCTTGATTTTGGAAGCTAAAGTTATTTCCTGAATTTTCTGTATCGCCACCAGAAACTACTTGGCTGTTTTGACTTGAGGATTGGCTTTGACCAATACCTTGTGATGCTCTATTTCCATCATTGTCATCATCATCATCATCGTCATGATTCTTGAAATATTTCTTGCACCAGTTATTACTATGATCGTCTCTACAATCCTCCCAATCGTTGTATTTTTGTTTCGCAAGTACATCGCCAATGCTCGATATCTGAGGACCCATTATCATGACTGTTGCTAATGCTACTACAATTAATACTGTAGTAGTTTTTGTATTATTTGACCTAATCATTTTAGTATTAAATTCTATAACTAAAATATATGATATAATAATTTTCTAAGATCTTTAGCATATTTAGTTCTATCCGATAAATTTAGAATAATTTTATAGAACGTTTATTTATAACCATTCTGGGAACTTGGGCTTTATCATTCTAAATGAATGATATTGGACCATTAAGCACTCACAGATCCAACTCTATCTGCAGTAGCATACTACTTCCGGTCATTTTCGGTAAGTTGAGAGGAGAGTTTGCATTTTTTATCTTTAATTTATTTTTCAAAACGATTGTTCCATTTGTTCATCTATTGATTAAATAAATGGTATATTGGATATAGCCCTAGGCAAAGATTTGTTATTATTACATTTCTTCCATGTAGGTGGTTTCATCTTACAATGCTATTTAATCATGTAGCATTATAAATTGAATCAATTGGAGTCAAATGCAATAAAAGTGGCATTTAAAATGGAGTTTGGAAATTATACAAGAGAAAAATATACATATCGTATATTAAAAAAAATAAGTCTATTACTGACCTAAGGAGTTCTGGCCTTCGTTTAGGTTAAATGATAAATCAACGTTATTACCCGAAGCAGTACTGGTTCCATTTTCTGAAAATACATCACTAGATTGTTCGGACAATTGACCATGGAAGAGATCTTGTGATGCGCTGTCTAATTTCTTATTTGCATAGACATTTAGTTCATCCATACTCATTGTTACCGGGCCTGCAACAAATAATGATACAATAGCAATTACTGCAATAATTATTGGTGTTTTAGTTATAGTAGACATTTAGACCATTATTACAGCGATGAACTTTAGATATTTGACTTTTCAATCTAAAAACTGTAAAATTTTTGTGTACTTGTAAACTGAAAACTTTATATTTGAATGCTAATTCTAACTTGTTGTTATGATACTTTGACTGCGAACGTTATTTGTTAATCCAATATAAAATGATGTCACCTAGACATATATTCTTTTCAATCAGAATTTCTGGATTAATCCGCTCTATTATGTTGTTCAATACGAAAATATTAGAAATCGACCATTTCTAAAATAAATACTAATCAGCAATATTCAAACTAAATATTCTAAAGTATTGAGACGTTTCCTTTCTTGATCCCATTCATGTTCTATCAAGAAAGTGATTCCATATATTTAATGATATCACCAAACAAGCACAGTGCGAATTTTTCCTTTAGTCAAATTCATTGGATAATAATTATACTACGGTTTTAATAAATCAAATATAAAGTCAAATTATAGTATGGACCTAGTTATTTCTTTTATTTGTTCATCTTTTAATTGCCTGTCACTTTTTTAAGTATCTTAGTTTTATTGATTAAAGAATTATATTAGAAAATCATCTATTTGGTTGTTACCTTTTTTGATATTCACAAACCCAATATAACAAAGCCCATTATTATTGTGATTATGAATTGGGGTAAAGTTGGTGTTACTATTTTAAAGTTATTATATGAACTCGGTAAATGAGGTGTTACAAAGGTAGAAACCATTACAGATGACGCAATTATGACCCCTCCTGCAATTAGAATAAACGTTATGATTCTTGATTTTATGCCTATT belongs to Candidatus Nitrosocosmicus arcticus and includes:
- a CDS encoding winged helix-turn-helix transcriptional regulator; protein product: MRYPNEYEEKGYEKEDCIIRPQVKIVNCPIKTSLGVLGKKWTMLIIRDIGFLKIKRFNRILESIPGLTPRVLSMRLKELEKEGIIRCKEVRKDQVMILWSLTEKGEDILPILLMLTAFGSKWYSDIVFEDKKPRRLDEVFSQPETRQRILEYNKRYRFK
- a CDS encoding winged helix-turn-helix domain-containing protein; this encodes MKYRSRTEIVAMVLEAANGGATKTKIMYKAFLSYAQLKEYLSVLIENDLIEYIEGSVYKTTQKGLVFLKMNSEIEELLATPTRNYKTIIN